The Synechococcus sp. PCC 7335 nucleotide sequence TATGCGCATCGTCACACTGCCCGTAGCGGTTGACGTGTATTTGGGAACTGAAATGAAGCGACCACGGATGTGTGTGCCGTCACGGCGACCACGGAACACGTGGGCGTAACTGCGTCCAGGGTGTTCTGCAAACCAGTACACGATATCTCCCTGCTGTTTGAGGTAAACAAGGCCACCATCGTCAGCGACGAAAACGGACGCAACCTCTGCTGTATTAAGGTCAACAGGGTTAGCGAGTTCCTCAGTCTGAGCACGTAGGGCGAGTGCTAAAGCGAGTGTAAAACTCAGAATAGCTAGGAACAAATTCCGTAAGACTATAGGTGTGATCCGCATTTCAGCAACCTAAATAGGTGACTATTGCTCTCTATGGGGTTAAATTATCGAGCTTTAGGTGCCTATCCGACAGTACCCTGTAGTGTAATTTATCAATATGTTCCACAGTTGTTAGAGTTAGACACTACCCTAAGTAAGAAACAGTCAATGGTACTTGGGACGCGAATTTACTAGCAGCACTGCCAAGTGTTCTACAGAGCGAAGCCGAACATCTGCTGCTTAATAAACTGCTCGAGCGCTGCCGAACTCTCAAGCTAGTCAAAGCAGGCGGCGCACAGCGCACGGACTCGACACACATCCTGAGTGCAGTGCGAAACTTGAATCGCCTAGAACTGGTTGGCGAGAGTCTGCGAGCGGCGCTCAATGACCTGGCGGAACTCGCACCAGAATGGTTACAACAGATAGCTCCCGACGACTGGTACGAGCGCTATGGCCGTCGGATAGAAAACTATCGCCTGCCGTCCAAAGAGTCCGAGCGGGTGGCTTACGCGCAACGGATTGGCGAAGATGGTGACTACTTGCTGAAGTGCCTAGCTGACTCAGAAGTCGCCGCAGAAGGCCAAGCCCTGGAGACCGTTCAAACGTTGGTAAGTCTCTGGCAGTATCACTACAGCGAAGGGGAAGGGGAGGATGGCAGTGGCCTGCGTTGGAAAAGTAGCCGAGAGCTGAATTCTCAGGCAGATTGCATCGAGTCACCCTACGATACCGAAGCACGCTACTGCCGTCGCCAAGGCATCAGTTGGGTGGGCTACCGGACTCACCTTAGCGAGACTTGCGATAGCAACAGCGTTCGCTTGATAACGCATGTAATGACCACCGATGCTCGCCGCCACGAAGCCCTCTGCATCGAGGGCATCCACGACGCACTTATCGCGAAGCAACTGCGGCCTGCTGAACACTTTGTAGATGCGGCCTATGTTGATGCTTTGCTACTGGTGAGTGAACAAGCCAAAGGCATCGAAACCGTCGGCCCTGCACGGTCAGACCCCAGTTGGCAGCATCGAACTGAAGGGGCATACGGCATAGCAGACTTCCAGATTGACTGGCAACAGCAACAGGTAAGCTGTCCGCAAGGGAAAACCTCTAAAGCCTGGATGCAGTATCAGCGTCCCTCTGGCGACCCCTACCTATTGGTTAGGTTCAGCAACACTGACTGTCGGCAGTGCTCGGCTCGTCATTTGTGTACGAGGGCGAAGCCGCCAGTCGGTCGCACCTTGCATCTGCTACCACAGGCGGCACACGAAGCGCTGACCCGAGCGAGAGCCATCCAAGCAACCACGGCTGGTCAGAAACGCTATCGTCGTCGGGCGGGCATCGAAGGGACGATAGCGCAAGGCGTTGGCAGCTATGGGCTACGCCGTTCTCGCTATATCGGACAAGCGAAGACGCATCTACAGAATATGGCGGTTGGCGCTGCGCTCAACATCGACCGTTTGTTCAACTGGTTCCAGGGCGTTCCGAAAGCCAAGACAAGGATCTCGCACTTCAAAGCTTTGAAGACAGCTTAGGACAACAACAGTATCTAGAATCAGATGAACAACAATTTATGACGTAGGCGAAAGCCCTATGTCACAGTCTATCCAGCTTAGTAGTGGTTATCTTCTATCCATGACTGCTTTACTGATGTTCATGCAACAGTTCAAGAAGCAACAACAGTGTATAGTCTGAGTTCGCCAACAGTATCCTTAGACTTCTGAGAAAGCCTTTCTGATACATGAACTGAGACACACTCTCATTGGGGTATAGAAAGGACTAGATAATGAGAAGATCAAATATACAGTTTTCGAGCATTTCTGCTGGCACACAGTACGTCACCTACTCTGCGTCAGCAGACTATCGCTCAATAATGACTTTGGGAATTGTATTGCTGAAAGTAGCGAAACTTCGTAGAAGTTGTTGCTCTCATGGAACGAGTTTGCGTCGCTTCAGCCACTATTTTCCGAGAATCAATAAAGAGCGCTATGGCTAAGACTGTATGTACTACTTATCCAAAAGCCTGGGCTAGCTGGGTATGAGCATGTTCTTAAGGTGTGACCAACGAGTTTCTGGGCTTTCCCACACTTTTTTTGTCTCCTTCTTCTGAGGTCAGTTTTCCACCTCTTTCAGTTCAAGCTCGTCGACAGACCATATTGGTTTAATACAGTGGCTTTCATCATATTTTGACTTTTTATCTTCGTTTAATCCCGACTGCGGCTTGGCACATCCATCTCGACCAGCCAGTACCATAGTCAAAGGATTTAACCGCCTCAAGTCCAGCTGCTTTCAAGAAAGCGTCCAGCTGGTGGGAGGTGTATCCTCGATTTTGCCAACGCAGGGATAGGAGGAGTTGACCCAGACATTTGCGTGTCACTGAGCCAATTAGAGGGGCGCCCGGTTTCAAGACGCGAGCCATCTCTCGTAAGGTTTCTACAGGTTCGACTAGGTGCTCCAAAACATGGGCAAAGATGACCGCGTCAAAAGACTCATCAGCAAACGGTAAGTACCTGATATCTCCCCATCGAAAATCAAGCGTTGCACAGCGATGTTTCAAATTCTGTTGAGCGTGGGTCAGCATCGGGTAAGAAATATCGACGCCGGAGACACGGACGGGCTGATCGATACTGTCCAACAGTGCCAGACTAAAAGCGCCTGTTCCTATGCCACAGTCGAGAATATGCGACGTTGGGTCAAGATATCTTAAGCGATCGCCCACGACCGGATCTTCAAACAGCAGCTGATAATCATGGAGCTGACCCAGACGGGTCAAATTGTCGTGCCATTGATCGGCAGAGGCATCGTAGAGTGATCGCAGGGTGTCGATGCTAGGGGCAGTTTCCCAGTGGTCTAATGTAGGAAGGGTTGTATTTAATGGCATGGCTAAATCGACCCTCTGGTTGCAGAGGGCTCTACGCTTTGTTGATTCGATTCAATGGATGGAAAGAATTAAGGCTGGTGGGTAGTGCCCACTCTACAGAGGGTGTGAGGTTACCAACGCAGGATTAGTGGCAGGGCCGGACGATAATCTTCTGTGCGCCCTGAGGCATGATGATCCAATGTGATTTCCAGGAGATGTTCGTGGCCTGATCGCATCGAGAGGCGATCGGTTTGTGAAGCCAGCGCCAGCACGCCTTGTGTATCGGTTGAGGGGGTGGAAATAATCACCTCACTAATCGTCTGAGGGTTGCGATGAGACTGTGGTCGGGGTACGCCCGGATTATGGAATGGGAAATAGAAACAGAGCGGTTCTAGCAAGGTTTTAGAATTGGCACCCACATGGAACCCTTTTGGGAGCGGGAAGTAAGCGGGTTGGTAGTGCCAGCCGGGGAAGGGCATGTCGTGACTGACATTGACTTTGCAGGGCACAAAAATAACGCCAAATGGCGAGGCGCTGGGATCTTCAGCGCGTTCAGAAAAGTGCAGGTTTCGGCCTGGCCCATTTCTCGCTTCATCGGTATCTCGCACCCAAATCAGCTCCAGCATGCCGTTGGCAAAGTAAAACCGACGGTTGGCCGTGCCCTGACCGGAATGGGTATTGCTCGGTCCTTCTCGAAAGCCGTGTTCCAGCAGCCGATCGCCCACCTGAGCTTCCGGCTCAACCAATATAAAAACGTGATCCAGCGTCATATTCATGGTCGTTTACGCAGGCTTTTTGGCCACAATGAACACCGCTTTGTCCTTACCGGGTTGCCATTGATAGTCCAGTTCAAATCCGGCATGGGTCAGGCTATCTGCCAGCTCTTCTGTGGTGAAGATAGCGACAAAGGGGAAAACCCCGAAGAATCGACCAATAGGCACAATGAGCTTAAACCAGCTCATTGTGTCTCCTATACAGGCGGTACTGGTGACAAAAATGCCCTCTGGTTTGAGCATTTGATAGACCCGAGCGATCGCCGCTTCCTTATCTTTCAACAAATGCAAAATGCTGAGGCCCAGCACCGCATCCAGGCTCTGATCCGGAATATCGAGGTCTTCAATGATGGCTTGCTCAAAGGTGACGTTATCGATGTGCTCAGCCTCGGCTTTTGCTTGGGCGATCGCAATCATATTGGCCGAGAAATCGATGGCGCGGATATCCTTCACGTAAGGAGCATGGAGGATGGCCGTTGACCCAGTACCACAGCCGATTTCCAACACCGACCAATCGGGCTGAAAGTAGTCGCGGGTAACCGCCAGCTTTTTCTGATAAGCGGCTTCATCGGCGATGGGCTGCTTCGAGTATTTCTCGGCTATCTTGTCCCAAAATTGACTTTTCTGCATCGTTTTCCTCACGGGTTTTCAACAACACGGTGGCAACTTCTGGTCACCTCAGAGCGCAGCGCTAAATCCTGGGTGTTTGGGTTGGGCGCCCAGCATGGCTTGAAACCCTACGTGCCAGTTTGAGTAACGAGGCTGCCAGCCTAAAACTTGTCGCGCTTTTTGATTAACGGCCCCTTGTTGTTGCGTGGCAAAGTAGAGCGAAACGGGATCGAGCTGAGTGCGGGCCATTTCCGCTGAGAGCACAGGCGGGGCAGGGGCTTGGAGTAAGCGACTATAGTCTGAGAGCCATTGCCGCATCAGCACAGGTGCATCATCAACGATGGTATAGATACCCGCTGAACCTTGGGTGATCGCCTGTACCGTTGCCGTTGCGGCATCTTCAATCTGAACAAAAGAGCAGGTTCCTGCCTCCTGATCAACAATGGGATAGAGCCCTTGGCGAACAGCCGTAGTGATCACACCATCGTTGGCGTAGTATGTGCCCGGTCCGTAGAAGTGGCCGTACCGCAACACCACTCCCGTCATTTCCGTTAACGACAACACTTGGTGTTCTAAACTCGCAACGGCCTCAACAACAGACCTTAGAGGAGGAGGGGCATCCCGATAGAGGAGCGTCGCTTCATGGGTCAGTTCACCATCGGGAGATTGACTCAGGAACGCCACGCTTTGGGCAATAAACCGTTGAACTGAGGTACGCTGGGCGGCATGAATCAGATTAGCTGTGCCCTCGGTGCGGAGGCGATTGGTTTCAGTGAAGGGATCTTGGGCCTGATTTCCCAGACTGGTGAGCTGATGAATTACCAC carries:
- a CDS encoding NAD(P)-dependent oxidoreductase is translated as MKIFIAGASGTMGHALIPQLVKAGYAVTALSRTPQKLHALKQMGATPVLGDVFDRPHLNQLVADAAPNVVIHQLTSLGNQAQDPFTETNRLRTEGTANLIHAAQRTSVQRFIAQSVAFLSQSPDGELTHEATLLYRDAPPPLRSVVEAVASLEHQVLSLTEMTGVVLRYGHFYGPGTYYANDGVITTAVRQGLYPIVDQEAGTCSFVQIEDAATATVQAITQGSAGIYTIVDDAPVLMRQWLSDYSRLLQAPAPPVLSAEMARTQLDPVSLYFATQQQGAVNQKARQVLGWQPRYSNWHVGFQAMLGAQPKHPGFSAAL
- a CDS encoding class I SAM-dependent methyltransferase, whose translation is MQKSQFWDKIAEKYSKQPIADEAAYQKKLAVTRDYFQPDWSVLEIGCGTGSTAILHAPYVKDIRAIDFSANMIAIAQAKAEAEHIDNVTFEQAIIEDLDIPDQSLDAVLGLSILHLLKDKEAAIARVYQMLKPEGIFVTSTACIGDTMSWFKLIVPIGRFFGVFPFVAIFTTEELADSLTHAGFELDYQWQPGKDKAVFIVAKKPA
- a CDS encoding VOC family protein, producing MNMTLDHVFILVEPEAQVGDRLLEHGFREGPSNTHSGQGTANRRFYFANGMLELIWVRDTDEARNGPGRNLHFSERAEDPSASPFGVIFVPCKVNVSHDMPFPGWHYQPAYFPLPKGFHVGANSKTLLEPLCFYFPFHNPGVPRPQSHRNPQTISEVIISTPSTDTQGVLALASQTDRLSMRSGHEHLLEITLDHHASGRTEDYRPALPLILRW
- a CDS encoding class I SAM-dependent methyltransferase; translated protein: MPLNTTLPTLDHWETAPSIDTLRSLYDASADQWHDNLTRLGQLHDYQLLFEDPVVGDRLRYLDPTSHILDCGIGTGAFSLALLDSIDQPVRVSGVDISYPMLTHAQQNLKHRCATLDFRWGDIRYLPFADESFDAVIFAHVLEHLVEPVETLREMARVLKPGAPLIGSVTRKCLGQLLLSLRWQNRGYTSHQLDAFLKAAGLEAVKSFDYGTGWSRWMCQAAVGIKRR
- a CDS encoding transposase, which codes for MRNLNRLELVGESLRAALNDLAELAPEWLQQIAPDDWYERYGRRIENYRLPSKESERVAYAQRIGEDGDYLLKCLADSEVAAEGQALETVQTLVSLWQYHYSEGEGEDGSGLRWKSSRELNSQADCIESPYDTEARYCRRQGISWVGYRTHLSETCDSNSVRLITHVMTTDARRHEALCIEGIHDALIAKQLRPAEHFVDAAYVDALLLVSEQAKGIETVGPARSDPSWQHRTEGAYGIADFQIDWQQQQVSCPQGKTSKAWMQYQRPSGDPYLLVRFSNTDCRQCSARHLCTRAKPPVGRTLHLLPQAAHEALTRARAIQATTAGQKRYRRRAGIEGTIAQGVGSYGLRRSRYIGQAKTHLQNMAVGAALNIDRLFNWFQGVPKAKTRISHFKALKTA